The following is a genomic window from Deltaproteobacteria bacterium.
AGGTAACTGTGCTTCACGATAGGCATCGTTACACCCATCACATCAGCTTCCTGAAATGCATCCAGTCCAAGGTTTGCAGTAATGGTTTGTCCTGTGATGACGACCATCGGTACTGAATCCATTTGAGCTGTAAGAATTCCGGATACCGTATTCGTTGCTCCCGGTCCGGAAGTAACCAAAACAACACCAGCTTTACCCGTCACACGTGCATAGCCATCGGCCATGTGTGTTCCGCCTTGCTCGTGGCGACATAAAACCAATTCAATTGGCGAATCGAGAATGGCATCAAAGATAGGAATGTTGGCACCACCTGGGTAACCAAAAACCATAGGCACGCCATGTTGCTGAAAACATTCAATCAGAGCTTCAGCACCCGTGACTTCGTCTTCGTCAACCCAACCCGTTGCATCGGGTTCGTTGTAAACCGAGACCTGCTCGGTTCGAAATTTTGTACTGGTGATTTGGTCATCATCAGTCTCTGAAGGCGGCGGCACCAATTCCAATCTGCGCGGCATTTGTGAATTCATGATCTGGCCCATCCTGTATACGGGAGTTGTTCAAAAACTTGTTTCGTTTGATTTTCGCCATCTAGGAGCATTGCGAGCGGGTCCCATTCCCCAGCTAAAAATGCATCCTTGGCAGTTTGCGGTAAAGACATCGAGTACTTGGATTTCCCAATTTGAACCGTGCCCTCTTCCAACTGAATCACCACTCCGATTTCAGGATCAGCTTCTACGGCCTTAGCAATTTCTTGCCGGTCTTCACGACTGACCGATACGCAAAGCATTCCAAGCGTAACAGAATTACCAAAAAATATCTCTGCAAAACTCTCGGCAATCACCGCTTTAAAACCTGCTCGAACCAAAGCTTGTGGTGCGTGCTCTCTAGAAGAACCACAACCGAAGTTGCTACCGCTAACCATCACCGATGACCCAGTAAATTTCGTATCATTCAACGGGTGTGACTTGGCCTTACCCTCTGAATCAAATCGCTCATCATAAAAAACAGTCTCTCCGAGACCATCGAATGTGACGCAGCGAAGAAACCTGGCAGGAGTGATTCTGTCGGTATCAATGTCATCGCCCGGCACATGAACTGCTGAGCCTTTAACTTCTTTAATGACTTGTCCCATCTTAACCCTCCCCTCTCATCGAAAATACATCTCGTACATCTGCAACCTTACCAGCAATAGCGGAAGCTGCAACCGATGCGGGGCTCATCAATACGGTTCTTCCGGTTGTACTGCCCTGACGTCCTTTAAAATTCCGATTACTCGACGAGACACAGAGCTGATCACCCTCGAGTTTGTCCGGATTCATTGCCAAACACATCGAGCAGCCCGGTTTTCTCCATTCAAACCCCGCACCTACGATAATGTCGACAAGGCCTTCTTTTTCAGCCTCTTGAGCAATTAGGTGAGAACCTGGAACCACAAGTGCCTTGACCCGTTCGTGAACCTTATGGCCTTCGACCAGCCGAGCCACTTCACGAATATCGCTTAAGCGCCCAT
Proteins encoded in this region:
- the leuD gene encoding 3-isopropylmalate dehydratase small subunit: MGQVIKEVKGSAVHVPGDDIDTDRITPARFLRCVTFDGLGETVFYDERFDSEGKAKSHPLNDTKFTGSSVMVSGSNFGCGSSREHAPQALVRAGFKAVIAESFAEIFFGNSVTLGMLCVSVSREDRQEIAKAVEADPEIGVVIQLEEGTVQIGKSKYSMSLPQTAKDAFLAGEWDPLAMLLDGENQTKQVFEQLPYTGWARS